A single region of the Changchengzhania lutea genome encodes:
- the rlmH gene encoding 23S rRNA (pseudouridine(1915)-N(3))-methyltransferase RlmH: MTIKLIAIGKTDNKSLNALMDDYIKRLGFYIKFNLEIIPDLKNSKNLSQEQQKQKEGALILSKLKHGDVLILLDEQGKALDSVSFSNYLQKHMNSGIKQLVFVIGGPYGFSKEIYDKANGKLSLSKMTFSHQMIRLFFIEQLYRGFTILRNEPYHHQ; this comes from the coding sequence ATGACGATTAAGCTGATAGCCATAGGAAAAACCGATAACAAATCACTCAATGCCTTGATGGATGATTACATCAAGCGTTTGGGATTTTATATAAAATTTAACTTAGAGATTATTCCTGATTTAAAAAATTCGAAAAACTTAAGTCAAGAACAGCAAAAGCAAAAAGAGGGTGCCCTTATATTATCGAAATTAAAACATGGAGACGTTTTGATTTTATTAGATGAACAAGGCAAAGCACTCGATTCTGTTTCATTTTCAAATTACCTTCAAAAACATATGAATTCTGGCATCAAACAACTCGTATTTGTTATTGGTGGGCCTTATGGTTTTTCGAAAGAGATATATGATAAAGCAAATGGGAAACTGTCCTTATCAAAAATGACATTTTCCCATCAAATGATTCGTTTGTTTTTTATTGAGCAACTTTACAGAGGGTTCACTATTTTAAGGAACGAACCGTATCATCATCAATAA
- the nadC gene encoding carboxylating nicotinate-nucleotide diphosphorylase: MITQEQFDAELKYIISNAIREDVGDGDHSSLACIPDNAKGKAKLLVKDKGIIGGVNFAKKVFAYVDKNLKLDVLIEDGSEVTFGDIVMYVEGSSQSILKAERTVLNAMQRMSAIATKTKKFVDLLKGTKTRVLDTRKTTPGIRVLEKWAVVIGGGENHRFALYDMIMLKDNHIDFAGGITKAIEMTKQYLADTGKNLKIMVEARNLHEVEEILMSDGVYRILLDNFDYEDTRKAVKMIGDKCLTESSGNINETTIRHYAECGVDYISSGALTHSVHNMDLSLKAV, from the coding sequence ATGATTACACAAGAGCAATTTGATGCCGAATTAAAATATATAATATCTAACGCCATTAGGGAAGATGTAGGCGATGGAGATCATAGCTCGTTGGCCTGTATCCCAGACAATGCCAAAGGAAAAGCTAAACTTTTGGTTAAAGATAAAGGTATTATTGGCGGTGTAAACTTCGCTAAAAAGGTATTTGCCTATGTGGATAAGAATTTAAAGTTAGATGTACTTATTGAAGATGGCTCAGAGGTCACGTTTGGCGATATTGTTATGTATGTAGAAGGATCTTCCCAATCTATTTTAAAGGCCGAACGAACAGTGCTAAACGCTATGCAGCGCATGAGTGCTATTGCCACCAAAACCAAAAAATTTGTCGATTTATTAAAAGGTACAAAAACAAGGGTGCTAGATACCCGTAAAACGACACCGGGAATTCGGGTTTTAGAAAAATGGGCAGTTGTTATTGGAGGCGGGGAGAATCATAGGTTCGCCTTGTATGATATGATTATGTTAAAAGATAACCATATTGATTTTGCAGGTGGGATTACCAAGGCTATTGAGATGACGAAACAGTATTTAGCAGATACTGGAAAGAATTTAAAAATAATGGTGGAAGCACGTAATTTACATGAAGTTGAAGAGATATTGATGAGTGATGGGGTATACAGAATATTGCTTGATAATTTTGATTACGAAGACACTAGAAAAGCAGTCAAAATGATAGGAGATAAATGTCTTACTGAATCCTCTGGAAATATAAATGAAACCACCATAAGGCATTATGCGGAATGTGGTGTGGATTATATTTCAAGCGGTGCGCTCACACACTCTGTTCATAATATGGATTTAAGTTTGAAGGCAGTTTAA
- the rpsR gene encoding 30S ribosomal protein S18: MATSIEQQSKGKKDGEIRYLTPLNIETNKAKKYCRFKKSGIKYVDYKDADWLLRFVNEQGKILPRRLTGTSLKYQRKVSVAVKRARHLALMPYVADLLK, encoded by the coding sequence ATGGCAACATCTATAGAACAACAGTCTAAAGGAAAAAAAGACGGAGAAATTAGATATTTAACTCCGCTTAATATTGAAACTAACAAAGCTAAGAAGTATTGTCGCTTCAAGAAATCTGGAATCAAATATGTAGATTATAAAGATGCAGATTGGTTATTAAGATTTGTAAACGAACAAGGTAAAATTTTACCAAGACGTTTAACAGGAACTTCATTAAAGTATCAAAGAAAAGTGTCTGTTGCAGTTAAAAGAGCACGTCACTTAGCATTGATGCCTTATGTAGCAGATTTATTAAAATAA
- the rplI gene encoding 50S ribosomal protein L9 — protein MELILKQDVENLGFKDDVVTVKNGYGRNFLIPQKQAVLATISAKKVLAENLKQRAYKEKKIVDEANKTAEALKALEIKIPSKVGSGDKLFGSVNNIDLAAALEKEGQTIDKKYITVIGGNVKRTGKYEAVVRLHREVSVDLPFEVIAQAN, from the coding sequence ATGGAACTTATATTAAAACAAGACGTTGAAAATTTAGGATTTAAAGACGATGTTGTAACAGTTAAGAACGGTTATGGTAGAAATTTTTTAATTCCTCAAAAGCAAGCTGTTTTAGCTACAATTTCTGCAAAGAAAGTATTAGCAGAAAATTTAAAGCAACGTGCTTATAAAGAAAAGAAAATAGTTGACGAGGCTAATAAAACAGCTGAAGCATTAAAAGCTTTAGAAATTAAAATACCATCTAAAGTAGGTTCAGGTGATAAACTTTTCGGATCTGTTAATAATATCGATTTGGCAGCAGCTCTAGAAAAAGAAGGTCAGACTATTGATAAAAAATACATCACGGTAATTGGTGGTAATGTAAAACGCACAGGTAAATACGAAGCCGTAGTACGTTTACATAGAGAGGTATCTGTAGATTTACCTTTCGAAGTTATCGCACAAGCAAACTAA
- the rpsF gene encoding 30S ribosomal protein S6 yields the protein MNHYETVFILNPVLSEDQIKETVQKYEDFLVSNGAKMIAKEDWGLKKLAYPIQNKKSGFYHLFEYTVDGEVINPLEVEFRRDERFMRYLTVTLDKHAISWAERRRAKLKQKA from the coding sequence ATGAATCATTATGAAACTGTTTTCATCTTAAATCCCGTTTTATCTGAAGATCAGATAAAGGAAACAGTACAGAAATACGAAGATTTTCTTGTTTCTAACGGCGCTAAGATGATAGCTAAAGAAGATTGGGGGCTAAAAAAATTAGCTTACCCTATTCAAAACAAGAAAAGTGGTTTTTATCACTTATTTGAATACACTGTAGATGGTGAAGTGATCAACCCTCTAGAAGTAGAATTTAGACGTGATGAGCGTTTTATGCGTTATTTAACTGTGACATTGGACAAACATGCTATTTCTTGGGCAGAGCGAAGAAGAGCTAAACTAAAACAAAAAGCGTAA
- a CDS encoding YihY/virulence factor BrkB family protein, translating into MYDNVERFLKKIPIVNKIVAFLKRIKPRAFQGLSVYDLLELYTLGIVRGAVSIRASAIAFSLFISIFPFLLFILKVIPYIPGDKFKSQFQSFLESFLPPNTAEFFFENIFQNISSTVDSNTISYIFILSLLLMTSAVASVFSGFQNSYHEQLSRNILAKYTHAFGVAIILAFILILTVAVLGYFQIYIVHNLERSGLIDEYYGAIWTKIGKFVFVSIMIYMASATLYYFGTKEGKHSRFFSTGALFTTILVLITTYLFGIYIEYFARYNELYGSIGALLILLLSFWLNANILLLGYELNVAMNRIKRKSTSSKK; encoded by the coding sequence ATGTATGACAATGTTGAAAGGTTTTTAAAAAAAATACCTATTGTAAATAAAATTGTAGCTTTTTTAAAGCGAATAAAACCTAGAGCTTTTCAAGGGCTTTCCGTTTATGATTTATTAGAATTATATACCTTAGGTATAGTACGTGGGGCAGTTTCAATTAGAGCAAGTGCCATTGCCTTTTCATTGTTTATATCTATATTTCCGTTTTTACTATTCATTTTAAAAGTGATTCCCTATATACCTGGAGATAAATTCAAGAGCCAGTTTCAAAGTTTTCTAGAATCATTTTTACCACCAAATACAGCAGAATTCTTTTTTGAAAATATCTTTCAAAATATAAGCTCAACCGTAGATAGTAATACCATATCGTACATTTTTATCTTATCCTTGTTATTGATGACAAGTGCCGTGGCATCTGTGTTTTCTGGTTTTCAAAACTCCTATCATGAACAGTTGTCACGAAACATTTTAGCAAAATACACACATGCCTTTGGGGTAGCCATAATTTTAGCATTCATATTAATATTAACCGTTGCGGTTCTTGGTTATTTTCAAATCTATATTGTTCATAATCTGGAAAGAAGTGGATTAATTGATGAATATTATGGTGCTATTTGGACGAAGATTGGCAAATTTGTGTTTGTGTCAATAATGATTTATATGGCAAGTGCAACCTTGTATTATTTTGGAACAAAGGAAGGCAAGCATTCTCGGTTTTTTTCAACAGGTGCTTTGTTTACAACCATCCTTGTATTGATTACCACCTATTTATTCGGGATATATATTGAATATTTTGCAAGATATAATGAACTCTATGGTTCTATTGGCGCATTACTTATTTTGTTATTATCCTTCTGGTTGAATGCAAATATTTTGTTGCTAGGTTACGAATTGAATGTAGCGATGAACCGTATCAAAAGAAAATCGACTTCAAGTAAAAAGTAA
- a CDS encoding AMP-binding protein: MRWFQKIDITVLQGYGMTEDCIVSYFNLPGANKIGTVGKPLMSVQAKLSGEGEILVKNTCLMTGYYKSPELTASVFEDGYLKTGDIGEYDHEGYLSITGRGKNQFKTDKGKYISPTPIEMKISENSLIEQIFIVGTGIPQPIALITLSESSKNTAKDELSQSLRESVKNVNKSLEKHERIEKVVIMKEDWSVDNGLVMPTLKIKRNRIEKIHQEFYKDWFASSESVIFE, encoded by the coding sequence ATGCGCTGGTTTCAAAAAATTGACATCACTGTTTTGCAAGGTTATGGGATGACTGAAGACTGCATTGTTTCATATTTCAATTTGCCCGGAGCCAATAAAATAGGCACTGTGGGTAAACCATTAATGAGCGTCCAGGCTAAATTATCGGGCGAGGGTGAAATTCTTGTAAAGAATACATGCTTAATGACAGGGTATTATAAATCACCAGAATTAACCGCATCTGTTTTTGAAGATGGCTACCTTAAAACTGGCGATATTGGGGAATATGACCATGAGGGCTATTTAAGTATTACAGGGCGTGGTAAGAATCAGTTTAAAACAGATAAAGGAAAATACATTTCACCAACACCCATTGAAATGAAGATTTCTGAAAATTCATTAATAGAGCAAATTTTTATTGTAGGCACCGGAATCCCACAGCCTATTGCTCTAATAACATTATCGGAATCTTCAAAAAATACAGCGAAAGATGAGCTTTCCCAGAGTTTAAGGGAATCGGTCAAAAACGTAAACAAATCTTTAGAAAAGCATGAACGCATTGAAAAAGTGGTCATTATGAAAGAAGATTGGTCGGTTGATAACGGATTGGTAATGCCCACGCTAAAAATAAAAAGAAACCGTATTGAAAAAATCCATCAGGAATTTTATAAAGATTGGTTTGCTAGTTCTGAATCTGTTATTTTTGAATAA
- a CDS encoding HPF/RaiA family ribosome-associated protein — MTVNIQYVNVDASESLTTFTENKLEKLFTRYEFLISAHVYFKQDDNQHDSGKICSIELSLPGPRIFANSNEHNYEVAVRETISDLERQLKKRKQIYNTH; from the coding sequence ATGACAGTAAATATTCAGTATGTAAACGTAGATGCAAGTGAGAGCCTTACAACGTTCACGGAAAATAAATTAGAGAAACTTTTCACTAGATATGAATTTTTGATTAGTGCGCACGTTTATTTTAAACAAGATGATAATCAGCATGATTCTGGCAAAATTTGTAGTATCGAACTAAGCTTACCGGGACCGCGTATTTTCGCAAACTCCAATGAGCACAATTATGAAGTGGCAGTGAGAGAAACGATTAGTGATTTAGAGCGCCAGCTTAAAAAACGCAAACAGATATATAATACACACTAG
- a CDS encoding LytR/AlgR family response regulator transcription factor: MTLNCVVVDDSAIQRLSIVKLVENHPSLNLIAEYSSALETKNGLNSHQVDLIFLDIEMPVLNGFELLDVLNNKPQIIFVTGKTEYAFKAFNYDATDYLHKPITRERFNTSVDKALEQHKLTLDFNEEEGEHIFVKSNLKKRKVYIKDIKWIEALGDYVKLVTEENSLVVLSTMKSFEAELPEGKFLRIHKSYIVNLDKIDRFNSKNVEVGAYEIPLSRNKKTQLVDALNNI, encoded by the coding sequence ATGACTTTAAATTGTGTAGTAGTAGACGACTCAGCGATACAAAGGCTCTCCATTGTTAAATTAGTAGAGAATCACCCCTCTCTCAATTTAATTGCAGAGTACAGTAGCGCACTTGAGACTAAAAATGGTCTAAATTCACATCAAGTTGACCTCATCTTTTTAGACATTGAAATGCCAGTGTTAAATGGATTTGAACTATTAGATGTATTAAACAACAAACCCCAAATTATTTTTGTAACCGGTAAAACCGAATATGCTTTTAAGGCATTTAATTACGATGCCACCGATTACTTACACAAACCCATTACCAGAGAACGTTTCAACACTTCTGTAGATAAAGCTTTAGAGCAACACAAGTTGACTTTAGACTTTAATGAAGAAGAAGGTGAACACATCTTTGTAAAAAGTAATCTTAAAAAACGTAAAGTTTATATTAAGGACATTAAATGGATTGAAGCCCTTGGGGATTATGTAAAATTAGTTACAGAAGAGAATAGCTTAGTAGTCTTATCTACTATGAAATCTTTTGAAGCCGAATTACCAGAAGGTAAATTTTTAAGAATTCACAAATCGTACATTGTAAATCTTGATAAAATTGACAGATTTAATAGTAAAAATGTTGAAGTTGGGGCTTATGAGATTCCTTTAAGTAGAAATAAAAAGACCCAGTTGGTTGATGCTTTAAATAATATATAA
- the priA gene encoding replication restart helicase PriA has protein sequence MGQHFIDVIIPIPLQKLFTYSVTLAEADFLNAGMRVAVPFGKSKIYTGIVFSIHSDAPTAYEAKEIHQILDEAPIVNGKQLELWQWIASYYMCTLGDVMRAALPNAFILESETVITKSSNGSLDESVLRDDEFLIYEALQHQSSLKINDLVNILDKKNVLPVIKHLIDKNAISVEEEVYEKYKPKLVRYVKLHNQYASETALENLLNDLSRAPKQREVIMTLFSISATTKKPVKVADLSQQSKASVSIIKTLIDKGLLEEYHIQTDRVQYSGADNESTKKLNTYQLTALADIKVSFKTHQVTLLHGVTSSGKTEVYVKLIEDCIAKGEQVLYLLPEIALTAQLITRLQNYFGEQVAVFHSKYSAHERVEVWNNVLQNSAKARIVLGARSSIFLPFNNLGLIIVDEEHEQSFKQFDPAPRYHARDTAVVLANLHQAKTLLGSATPSLESYFNTNEKKYGLVEITKRFNDVLMPDIELVDIKEQLKKKRMKGHFSDRLIVEMTETLQEGYQIILFQNRRGFSPIIECNTCGNSPQCPNCDVSLTHHKYKNELRCHYCGYHMVMLRNCLACGSSELDNKGFGTEQIEQEVKLLFPDVKVARMDLDTTRGKYGYEKIITALEQQEIDILIGTQMVTKGLDFRHVKLVGIMNADNMLNFPDFRAHERSFQLMLQVSGRAGRTDVRGKVLIQTYNPYHNILQQVSTNNYEGMYSEQMNDRYNYKYPPIYKQIKITLKHKEYNRVESASIWYAKSLRLMFSEHVLGPESPPISRIRNQFYKNILVKIPKKQSLSKTKEAIIRINNSFMSIKDFRSVKVVLNVDNY, from the coding sequence ATGGGTCAACATTTTATAGACGTCATCATTCCAATTCCACTTCAAAAGTTATTTACCTATTCCGTAACCTTAGCAGAGGCTGATTTTTTAAATGCAGGCATGCGCGTTGCGGTACCTTTTGGAAAGTCAAAAATCTATACAGGCATTGTCTTTTCTATTCATAGTGATGCACCAACAGCTTATGAGGCTAAGGAGATTCATCAAATTTTAGATGAAGCGCCAATAGTGAATGGCAAACAGCTGGAACTGTGGCAATGGATTGCTAGCTATTATATGTGCACATTGGGTGATGTTATGCGAGCGGCATTACCTAATGCTTTTATCTTAGAAAGTGAAACGGTTATAACCAAATCATCAAATGGTTCTTTAGACGAATCTGTTTTAAGAGATGATGAGTTTTTAATTTACGAGGCCTTACAGCATCAGTCTTCACTAAAAATAAACGATCTAGTAAACATTCTCGACAAAAAAAATGTACTCCCAGTAATTAAACATTTAATTGATAAAAATGCGATTTCTGTTGAAGAAGAAGTGTATGAAAAATATAAGCCGAAATTAGTTCGCTATGTGAAATTACATAATCAGTATGCTTCCGAAACAGCATTAGAAAACCTTTTGAATGATTTGAGTAGGGCGCCAAAACAACGTGAGGTAATTATGACCTTGTTTTCCATATCGGCCACCACGAAAAAACCTGTAAAAGTTGCCGATCTATCTCAACAAAGCAAAGCATCTGTTTCTATAATAAAAACGTTAATTGACAAAGGGTTGCTTGAAGAGTATCATATTCAAACGGACCGTGTACAATATTCTGGAGCCGATAATGAATCAACAAAAAAATTAAACACATATCAATTAACTGCATTAGCGGACATTAAAGTGTCTTTTAAAACCCATCAAGTCACTCTATTGCACGGGGTCACCTCATCAGGGAAAACAGAGGTGTATGTTAAATTGATAGAGGATTGCATTGCTAAAGGAGAACAAGTTTTGTATTTACTCCCTGAAATTGCTTTGACGGCTCAACTAATAACACGTTTACAGAATTATTTTGGAGAACAAGTCGCTGTATTTCATTCCAAGTATTCGGCACATGAACGGGTTGAGGTTTGGAATAATGTGTTGCAGAATTCCGCCAAAGCGCGAATCGTTTTAGGGGCGCGTTCCTCCATATTTTTACCGTTTAACAATTTAGGATTAATTATTGTTGATGAGGAGCACGAGCAATCCTTTAAACAGTTTGATCCAGCCCCGCGATACCACGCCAGAGATACCGCTGTGGTACTTGCTAATTTGCATCAGGCCAAAACACTTTTAGGATCGGCCACTCCAAGTTTAGAAAGTTATTTTAACACAAATGAAAAGAAGTATGGTTTGGTTGAGATAACCAAGCGGTTCAATGATGTTTTAATGCCAGATATTGAGCTGGTAGATATTAAGGAGCAGCTCAAAAAGAAACGAATGAAAGGGCATTTTAGCGATCGACTGATTGTAGAAATGACCGAAACTTTGCAGGAAGGGTATCAAATTATCCTGTTTCAAAATAGACGTGGTTTTTCACCTATCATAGAATGTAATACCTGTGGTAATTCACCACAGTGCCCCAATTGCGATGTGAGCTTGACACACCATAAATATAAAAATGAATTGCGCTGTCATTACTGTGGCTATCATATGGTCATGTTGCGCAACTGTTTAGCATGTGGAAGTTCTGAGTTAGACAATAAAGGCTTTGGAACAGAACAGATTGAACAAGAAGTTAAGCTGCTATTTCCAGACGTTAAGGTAGCTCGCATGGACTTAGATACCACGCGTGGTAAATATGGTTACGAAAAGATAATTACGGCCTTAGAGCAGCAAGAGATTGATATTTTGATTGGTACACAGATGGTAACCAAAGGATTGGATTTCAGGCATGTAAAACTGGTGGGTATTATGAATGCCGATAATATGCTTAATTTTCCAGACTTTAGAGCACATGAACGCAGTTTTCAACTCATGCTTCAGGTCTCGGGTAGGGCAGGACGGACAGATGTAAGGGGTAAGGTGTTGATTCAAACCTATAACCCATATCATAATATTTTACAACAGGTATCTACTAATAATTATGAAGGGATGTATAGTGAGCAGATGAACGATCGCTATAATTATAAATATCCACCTATTTACAAGCAGATAAAAATCACGTTGAAGCATAAAGAGTATAACCGCGTGGAATCTGCATCTATTTGGTATGCAAAATCGTTGAGATTAATGTTTTCAGAACATGTTTTAGGGCCTGAGTCACCCCCTATTTCTAGGATTAGAAACCAATTTTATAAAAATATTTTGGTAAAAATTCCAAAGAAGCAATCCTTATCAAAAACAAAAGAAGCTATTATTAGAATTAATAATAGCTTCATGAGTATTAAAGATTTTCGGTCGGTTAAAGTTGTTTTAAATGTCGATAACTATTAG
- a CDS encoding non-canonical purine NTP diphosphatase, with translation MEIVFATNNLNKLKEVQSIMPTHIKLLSLKDIGCFEDVPETQNTIEGNAIQKAEYVKTQFGHDCFADDTGLEVAVLDGSPGVYSARYAGAQRSAEDNMTKLLSELQNKPNRSAQFKTVIALSLNNELHTFTGICKGAIIEEKLGEKGFGYDPVFLPDGHNQTFAEMDLALKNTIGHRGKAISQLIHFLNRDIT, from the coding sequence ATGGAAATCGTTTTTGCCACCAATAATTTGAATAAACTCAAAGAGGTTCAATCTATAATGCCGACACATATTAAATTATTAAGTTTAAAAGACATTGGTTGCTTTGAGGATGTGCCTGAAACTCAAAATACCATAGAAGGCAATGCGATTCAAAAGGCAGAATATGTAAAAACACAATTTGGGCACGATTGTTTTGCAGACGATACGGGGTTAGAGGTAGCTGTGTTAGATGGCTCCCCCGGAGTATATTCTGCAAGATATGCTGGTGCACAAAGAAGCGCCGAAGATAACATGACCAAACTCTTATCAGAACTCCAGAATAAACCAAATCGTTCGGCGCAATTTAAAACCGTCATAGCCTTATCTTTAAATAATGAGCTGCACACATTTACAGGTATTTGTAAAGGGGCCATTATTGAAGAAAAATTAGGAGAGAAAGGTTTTGGTTACGACCCTGTTTTTCTTCCAGATGGTCATAATCAAACATTTGCTGAAATGGATTTGGCCTTAAAAAACACGATCGGTCATCGCGGTAAAGCGATATCGCAACTCATTCATTTTTTAAATAGAGACATCACATAA
- a CDS encoding D-alanyl-lipoteichoic acid biosynthesis protein DltD, with translation MKLVCVGDSLTYGYEVATSKRWTTLLEKNLNVPIVNLGINGDTTTGMLSRFAAALTDYKPTHILIFGGTNDLWFGLNDEFIISNIYAMCKQAKHYDIEFIVGIPSPCFNSTEINFIGENYANRIEGFQKRLKAYCIEKEFDYIDFSKDMIADYFMDDRIHFNEKGHEITMENAKEVIKTFKLKND, from the coding sequence ATGAAATTAGTTTGCGTGGGGGACAGTTTAACCTACGGATATGAAGTTGCTACATCTAAGCGATGGACGACCTTACTTGAAAAAAACTTGAATGTTCCCATTGTTAATTTGGGTATTAATGGGGATACCACTACTGGAATGTTATCTCGGTTTGCTGCGGCACTAACAGATTATAAACCCACGCACATATTAATTTTTGGAGGTACCAACGACTTGTGGTTTGGACTAAATGACGAGTTTATCATCTCAAACATCTATGCGATGTGTAAACAGGCTAAGCATTATGATATTGAATTTATAGTGGGTATCCCTTCACCGTGTTTTAATAGCACTGAAATAAATTTTATAGGTGAAAATTACGCGAATAGAATTGAAGGTTTTCAGAAACGATTAAAAGCCTATTGTATTGAAAAGGAATTTGATTATATTGATTTCTCAAAAGATATGATAGCAGATTATTTTATGGATGACCGTATTCATTTTAATGAGAAAGGTCATGAAATAACAATGGAAAATGCTAAGGAAGTTATAAAAACCTTTAAGTTAAAAAATGATTAA